The Gehongia tenuis sequence ACCGATATCCGCTCCCCTTCGCCCAGCACCGTTCCGCCCTTCGTGAGCCGATTCACAGCGCACCATACGGTTTTCATCATGTCCGGCGGCACCACCGGTGTATCCTGATGGAAGGTATAGACGACGCCATCCTGAAGGGCCGTCTTGACGGGACTGATCCGGTTCGCCCGGGCCTCCCCGAGGTTCACGCGATGCACATCGCCCCAAAAATAAGTGTGGGCCACAAAAAAGGAGGCGATTATGGGAAGCTCTGCCATGATCTTCAACTGATCCGGCCGCACCGTCTGCGCGTGAATCATCACCGGCCGGATAGCTTTGGGACACTTTTGCAGCGCCCGTTCCATAGCGTCAATGTACTGCTGGGCCGCCGCATCCCCGTTGCAATGAACGAGAAGCTGCCGCTCCTCCCTGAGCGCTGTTTCGATCATGGTTCGGACCTCATCGTCCCCATGGATGGGATAGCCGCGATAGCCATCCTCCCCGTTGGCATAGGGTTCGGACATCCAGGCCGTGCGGCCCTGGGGTGAACCATCCAAAAACATCTTATATCCGCCAAGACGCAGGCGGTGGACATAGTTTTGATATTGGGGGTTGCCGCGCAGAATATCAGCTTCCTCCAAGTCCACATAGCCCACCACATCCAAAATGAGGCGCTCTGTCCGTGCGGCCGCCTCCAGGACACGCCACTCCGCCTCCCGAACCAAGCCATCCTGGGCCGTGGTGATGCCATAGCTGAGATACACCCTTTGAGCTTCGTCCAAAAGGGCCAGCGTCTCCTCCATTGTGGGCCGCATAACGCCCGCTGAACGCTGCGTAAAGGCCCGCTCCTCCAGATAGCCGGTGGGCTCGCCCTCCCTTCTGCCGATCACACCGCCCTCAGGATCGGGCGTATCCTTGTCAATCCCAAGCTCCTGAAGACCAAGGCTGTTTACCACCCCCATATGGCCGGAAGCATGTGCGATCAGAACGGGGCAGTCCGGCGAAGCATCGTCCAAATCCCAGCGGGTGGGATGGCGGCCCTCCGCAAGATCATTGTGATCATAGCCAAAACCCACGATCCATTTCCCCGCAGCAACCTTCCGTTCCTTGGCATAGGTGCGAATCCGATCACGGACCTCGTCCAAACTTTCAGCCCCGGCAAGGGAGACAATGCCAAGGGTGGTCGCAAAGGATGTGATGTGGCTGTGGGCGTCAATGAACGCAGGCATAAGGGTTTGGCCCTCAAGATCCACTCTTTCCGCCTTGGGTGCAAAATTAAGCGCTTCCTCCAAGGTCCCCACCCTGGCAATTCTGCCGTCTTCAACCACCACCGCTTCCGGCCGATCCTCCCGTGCCTCCATAGTCAAAATATCGCCATGATAAAAAAGCATACTATCCATCCATTTCACACCTTTCCGCCCCTAGCTTTCCACCGGCTTTGTGAGGTCATTCCATTTCACCAAAGAGACGCTGGGTTTCCTCCTTCGTGTAGAGAACCTCGGCATCTTTGGGAAGATCCCGTACATGTTCAAGATGCAGGAAAACCCTGCTGCTGTCCCCTTCGGGATAGGGGTAGCCAAAATGCTGCGCTATCTCCCGGGCCAGCCGGTCAAAGAGCCGCTGCATGGCCATGAGGCTGTCCCATACGGCCTCCCTACGAGCGGTGGGATAGGTGGCAAGATAGGCCGCAAAGAGCTCCGGCTCCAGGTATTGCTCAAAGTATTTGCCCGCCTTCCCGGCGCTAACCTCGAAGCCGTGGCGGATGCCGATGTGCCATTCAAGGGCGCGGGCCAGCATCTCCCGGACCGGAACGTTCAGCATCTCCAGTGCATAGGGAATCTCCACCCGCCAAAGGCCCTTGGCCACATAGGGACTGACCCAGAAGAATTCATTGCAGCTGTCGAGAAATTCCTTCTCCGTGGGAGGCTTGATCCAATAGTCCCGATCGGAGGGCTTCCCCACCTCAGGCAGGATTCCGTCCTTATCCAAAAGCACGATGGTTTGGGAGTCCCGTCCCACATATTCATCGGTTTTTTCTGGAGAAACCAGGGTGAGATCCAGACGGTTTCCATCGGTAAACTGCATGAGGTAGGCAAAAGCGCCCTTCCGCACCTCACCGGGATAGATTTGGGTGGTATCCGGCATCTGCATCACCAATCTGTTTCCGAATCGATCGATCCAATGGGGATCTTCGGTGAAGTCCGCAAGCCTTGTCACCCCGTAGACGATATCGTAATCCTGAAAAATATCCGCTTTAGCCCCCGGGTTGGCTCTCGAGCCGTTCATCACAACATAGCGGATTCGCTCATCCTCTCGGGCCGTGGATAGGATAAGTTCCATCATTTCCTTTTCGCTTCGCATGCGTCCTCCTAATCCGTACCGTTCAAAATATTATGGATCTGCTGCATCTTTTGATCGGTGGCAGCGATCACATCGGCACATTCCTTGAGATCCCGGCTCACCGAAGGCGGCACCTTGTCCACGCCTTTGTAGCGCAGCTGATGCTCCAGGCTCGCCCAAAAATCCATGGCGATGGTGCGGATCTGCACCTCCACCCGGGTGGGCTCACAGTGGTTGGAGAAAAACACCGGCACCTCCACAACCAGATGAAGGCTCCGATAGCCATTGGGCTTGGGATTCTGGATGTAATCCTTGCGCTGAATCAGCCGAATATCGTCCTGTCTTATCAGCATCTCCGCCAGGGTATAGATATCCTCCACAAAGGAGCATACCACCCGAATGCCCGCAATATCGTTAAGGTTTTCCCGGGCCGAAGATACGCTCACCTCAAAGCCCCGCCGGGCAAGTTTGTCCAGCAGACTTTTGGGCGATTTCACCCGGGCCTTCATGTACTCAATGGGATTCCTCTGCCACTGAATTTTAAATTCATCGTCCAATATCTCAAACTTTGTGCGGATCTCCCGAATTGCCGAATGATAGACCAGATACATCTCCTGGGCGGCTTCAAAGCTGCCCTGCAGATTCATAGCCAAGGCCAGGATCTCATCTCGGGAAAAGGGCATCTTGCTCAGCTCACGTTGTTCCATTTTTCACGCTCCATCATTATAATTTGGACCTAACAAGATTCCATAAGACCCACGCTTTTCCCTGCCTCAATTATAAAAAGGACGCCCTAAGGCGTCCTCATTCCGTCATATCAAAGAGTGTTTCAAAGGTTCTGTAAAAAATTTGGTCCCGTTCCACCTCGGTCAGCGGCAAAGCCATAAACCGGTTCAACTCCTCCACATGATCCCACATGGGAAAATCGGTGCCAAACATGAAGTGATCCGCTCCAAAATGGTGAATCATGTCCACCGCAGCGGCCTTGTCCAGCATGAACAAGCTGCTGGAGGTATCCAGAAAAATCCGCTCCGACTCAAGACACTGGAAGGCCTCCTCCCAACGGCGGTATCCGCCAAAATGAGCGGCGATGCACACGAGATCGGGCACCCTGTCCACCAGGTTTCTCAGCCTATGCGGCGCTGAATAATCGTAGCGGTCATCCCCCGTGTGAAATAGAATGGGCAGCCCCGCTTCGGCGATCCTTCTGTACATAGGCATCATGGCCTCGTCATCAATGTAAAACTTTTGAAAATCGGGATGAAACTTGACCCCCTTAAGCCCCAGCTCCAGAATGTGATCGATCTCCTCCTCATAGTTCTCCAGCGCCTGGTGCAGGGCCGCAAACCCCATAAATTCGGGATATTTTTCGCATTTTTCATGGATGAAATTGTTGATGGACCGCACCTGTTTGGGGGTGGTGGCCACCGAACAGACCAGATACTTCGACACGCCGATACGCCGGCCGCTCTCCACCAAGGCATGGGGATAGCCAATCTGCCGCATGCCGATATCATAAAAATCTCCCACTGACGCCGTAGCTTTTTCGGCAATCTTTCCCGGATAAATATGGGTGTGGGCGTCGTAAATCTTTCGTTGTTTGGTCATTCCAAATCCCTCCCGACGATAAGATTATACTCACAACAGCAAATCCCGTAAACTATTTTCTAAGGACGGATCAGTAGTTCAGCTCCTTGAGCAAACTGGACAGCACTTTAAGTCTTTCGCTCAAAAATTCGTCGTTTTGGGCGAGAGCGTCCCGAAATAGACGGATATCTTCATCGATGCGTTCATTGTCCGTGCAAACCTCCACCGTCATGGCGTCCCCCTGCAGGCCCACCCGGTCGATCCGAGGGTTTTCGGGGTCATACAGTTTCTCGTATCGATACGCCTCGCGAAAATACTGCAGCGTTCTGCACAAAAGAATGTTGAGATCCACGAGCCGGTGCAGGGGCAGTTCCTCCGACTGACGGGACCACTTCTCCCCGGTGTACCGCCATACCTTTGCAGAGATATCCACGTTTCCACGATCATTCCACTGAGCAAGGCCCAGAGAAAGCCCCTTCGCGTTCGAATGGTAGGCATCCCTGCCGTCCACGTTCTCATAATTTTCACATACAATCACAGGCTTATGCTTCAAGCTGGTGGGAATCTTCAATTTGTTTCACCTCAAATTACTTAATCACTAATTTAGTAAATCAGTAATTAGATTATAGCGCTCCCATTCCTATCTGTCAAACAAAAAAGGAGCCGATTCCGGCTCCTTTTCTTATACAGGGATTTTTGTCGTTCTCCTAAAATGCCTGCGGGTGATGGTAACCCGGACAAGATGCTCCTTGGGTTCCATGGTTTTTTTAACATGCTTGGGATGATTGCGGACTGTCATACGCTTACCTCCTCGCCTTTGATGGGTAAGATTATAACACTCACGCCTTTGTTTGGATCACAAGGTCCTGTTAGGGTATTTTGTATGGCGTTAAAATTCTATAATGCCCTCTTCCGTCTCGGGCAGCAGTGCGTTTCTCCTGGCGGCAATCTTGTCCGCCGCAACGAGCGCGGTCACCGCTCCCAGGATCACCACGCAGCCGATCACCTTGCTCACGCCAAACCCCTCCCCCAAGAACAGCCATCCGGCAAACACGCTGGAAATGGGTTCAAACATGGATAAAATGGAGGCCATGGACGCGCCCAGGGAACGAATGCCCAGCTGAAGCAAAATAAAGGCCACAATGGTGCAGGAAATACCCACGATACAGGTAAGCAGCAGGGCCTTCGGCGGAATATCAAAGATGATGGCGCCGGTGGGGATATCGTAGAAGAGCATGATCACGGCCACGACCAAGGCGATATAAAAAGCCAGTTTGAAAGGATTCATATCCTTGATCCCCATTCGCTCGATACCCACCAGATAACCGGCATAGGTGACCCCGGAAAGCAGTGCGATGACAATGCCCAGCACCTTCATATCGCCGCTCTGCTCGAAGAAAAAGACAATTCCCAGCGTTGCGCCGGCAAGCGCAATGGTTTTAACCTTACCCAGCTTTTCCCGAAAGAAGATGCGGCAGATGAGCACCACAAATACGGGATAGAGAAAATGCAGTATCGTGGCCGTACCCACGCCCACATAATTGTAGGATGAGGAAAGCGTAATACCCGTTGCGGCCCCCAGAAAGCTGACCAGCAAAATGGCCAGGGCTTCCTTCCGGTTCAGGCGAAGCGAGATCCTTCGCGCCCAAAGCAGCACCAGCAGCACCGGAACCGCGGACAGGTTGCGGTAGAATGTCAAAGTAGCGGCATTGCTGCCCATCGCAAAGGTCAAGCTTGAAAGGACGGGTGTAACCCCAAAGATCACCGCCGATGCAATCGTGCAGAGGATCCCTTTCGTTTTTATAGAAACCTCCCCCTCCCCAAAAAGATACCCGCCGTCCGGCGGGCACAGTCCCTATTGTATCGACTTTTTATGATTTTAACAAGATCTTTACAGCTCAAAATCACAATTTTTCAGAAAACCCATAAACTTCTCCAGAGGTACTGCCGGGCTGTACAGATACCCTTGATAAAGATCGCATCCCAATCGTTCAAGGGTGCAGCGTTGTTCCGGGGTTTCCACGAATTCAGCAACCACCTTGAACTTGAGGGATTCGGCAAGATACAAAATGGATGAAATGATATCCTGGCTTCGGGTATTGTCCGCAAGGCTCCGCACCAAGGAACCATCCAGCTTAACCACATCGAAGCGGTTGTCCTGAAGATACATCATGGAACTGTGGCCCATGCCAAAATCGTCCATAATGATCTGGATACCCAGATCATGGAGCGTGGTAAGCCGCTCCGTCATTTCCGGCGTGCTGGTAAGGGCGGTCTGTTCCGTCAGTTCCAGACCCATGTATTCCATGGGAACGGAGTATTTTCTTTGAAGGCGTTCAATCCGCTCCACAATGTCCGGCCGGTCCAGCTGCCTTGCGGTGAGATTGAAGGAGATCATGACCGGATGCCGGGACGTGATCTTGGCCGTATCCCGGAAGGTGTATTCCATCACCTGATCCTCAAGAGTGCTCAGGAATCCTCCTTCCTCTGCTAAGCGAATGATGAGCGGCGGTGCGATCCACCCGCCCACGGGATGCTCCCAGCGCAGCAGGGCTTCGCCGCCCACCATCCTTCCGGATGTATCCACCTGGGGCTGATAGTATAGCGTCACGCCCTTCGTCCTGACCAGATGCTCCAGATCGGCAGCCAAACTTTTGGCCATGGACCCAATTCTGCCCGGCCGTTCAAACAAAGCGACGCGTTCGCCGCGGCTCTCCTCCTCCAAGACAAGATTGGTCAGCGCTTCCACGTCCCTTTTAGCCTGGCGCAGTGCCCGCCGCTGGGAAAGCTTCACGAAGGGTGTGTAGATCAGAACCCCGATAGCAAGATTGAACAGCTGCAGCAGGCTTCCGGCTATGGACCCCGTTGCCGCATAGCCGCTGAGAAATAGGGGTGTCGTCCATCTCACCCCATGAGCCGCTACAGGCACCCAGCCTAAAACTGTCGCCAGATAGCTCACCGCGGTGAGCACCAGCGGCGTCAAAATAAAGGGTACCACATAGATGGGATTGAGGACGACCGGCAGACCAAAGACCATCAGTTCATTGATGTTGAAAAGAACGGGAACGGCGGCAAGGCGAGTCAGCCTCAGCACATTTTTTCGTCTTTCATGGATGAGAATGGCGATCACCAGAGCGAGCAGCGTACCACACCCGCCAAAGAGGACGAAGGTATCCAGAAAGGTTTTGGTCATGATTTCAGTGGGGACCTGACCTGCAAGAACCTGCTGGACATTGATGTCCATGCCCGTTTCAAATACGCCCTTCGCAACGCCGTCCAGCACGTTGCCCCCGTGCACGCCAAAAAACCACATGAAGTGAAGTGAGAAGACAAAGACCAGTCCGCTGATCAGCCCCCGGCCCATGCCATTGAAGAGTGCGGCCAGCCAATCGGAAAAGAGGGTCTGGAAATTGGGTACGCCGAACAGATTCACCATGGCCACATTGAGCAGTGCAAAAAGCAAAATCACAGCGCCCGCCGGAAAAATGGCGGCAATGATACCGTTGAGTTCGGTGCCGTCGGTATAGGTCCGCCAGCGCTGACCCATCCATCCGCAAAGCTTGATAAAAAGCACCGAGGCCAGAACAGCCACCAGAATGGCGTTAAAAAGCCAAGTGCTTTGAAAGATTTCAAAGGTGAACATCCTATCCTGCTGAATGGCAAAAGCAATGTAGGCCGCCAACGCAACAAAGGGCGTGATGCCCCCCAGGACACCATCGCCCTGCTCCCGGCCGTAGCTGTAGCTGATGGTCAAGAGCATAATCAGCGATATGATCCCCAGGGTCGCATTCTGCACCAGGCTGAGTACGCTTACCACCGTCCCATTGGCCAAACCGCTTAGAAACTCCTGATAGCCCTCAATGGGAAGGCTCTGCAGCACCAATGCAACGCATCCCGTTACGATAGCGGGAAGTGCAAGCACCATGCCGTTTCGAACAGCGGTCAGTATGCGGTTGTTTTCTATGGCCGCGATCAGCCAGTCGCCTCTGGACGAGTGACTCACGAATCCACCACCTTATGCACATGATCCCGCGCTGCCCTGATCTCCTTTTTCAGCGATTCGGAAAGCGCCGCCGGCTCGGCCTCCGGCCAGCCCAGGTAATAGCCCTGCAAATAGTCCACCCCTAGGCTGATGACCATATCCATTTCCGCCTTGGTTTCTACACCCTCGGCGATCGTGCGGATTTTCTGAGGCTTCAGATAGGAAACCAAATTTTTCAACAGACGCTGCCGGTTTTCGTCCTTATCAATGTTGCGCACGATGGACATGTCGATCTTCACATAGTCGGGCGTCAGTGAAAGAAGAATGCCGTCGCCGTTGTAACCCGTGCCAAAATCGTCTATGGCAAGTTGGCTTCCCCATTGCTTGCAATAGTGCTGCTTGAGCACCATGGAGCGCTCATCCAGTTTCTCCTCCTCCGTGAGTTCCACCACAATCCTCCCCAGGAAGGGCGCATACATGGTTTCAAAGAGCTTCATGTCCCGCTCGGACAGCACCTGATTTGGAATGGAATTGATGAAAACCTTGGCCCCGCGTTCCTCCGCCTTCAGCCGTGCAAAGGCTTCCAGGGCTTTGAACCAGGTGAGCTGCTCGATCTGATAAAGCTTGGACTGAGATTTCGCCAGGGTCAGTATCTCAAGGGGTGTGCTCAACGTATCGATCTTGGACCGCATCAGTGCCTCGTAGGCGAATACGCTGGCCGTAGCCACCTCCACAATGGGCTGGAAGTGATACTCCACCAGCTCGCCATCGATGAGCCGGTTCAGATCCTCCTTGCCGTGAAGCAGATAAGCGTCCTTCTCATAGCTTGCCCGGTCAAATTCCTTGAATTCTCCCTTGGTGGTGTTCTTCACCATGTACATGGCAAAGTCAGCATAACGGATCAGTGTCTCGTAGTCCTCCGCATCGTCGGGGTACCAGGCCACGCCCGCCGAAACACGGATCTTGACAGAGTCGTTGTCGGGCAGCGGAAGAACCGTACTCAGCATCTCCCTTTGGATATCGGCAATGATCCGGCGCACCGCAGCTTTATCCTCGTAACCGTAGATAAATACATAGAATTCATCCCCGGACATGCGGGAAAGCACCACATTGTAGGGTGCAAACTTTTTCAAAGCATTCGCTGAATACTGAATATACACATCGCCGTAGTCATGACCATAGGTATCGTTGATATACTTCAAATTATCCAAATCCAGCATGATCAGCGCCGACACCTTGAGCGCCGCCGGGGATGCAAATTTACGCTTCAGCTCCGCATGGAATGCCCGGCGGTTCAGCAAATTGGTCAGCAGATCATAATCCCGCTCGTATTCAATTTTGCGCTTTTCAAGCGTCTCCTGGGTGATATCCACCGCGACGCCCATGACCTTCTCCTCATCCTCCACCGACTCAAGACGCACCCAGCGCGGATGCCGCTGCTCGTCTTCGATTCGGAAGATGACGGCGTGTTCCGTGCGGCTTTCGACCCATTTTTCAAGGCTGAGCATGGCCTGCTTGAACTGTTCCGTATCCGCATACCCTCCCTCACTCAGGGGTTCAAGCCCAAGAATTTCAAAGAGGCGGCCGGTGCAGAAGGTCTGCCCCGTGGCTTTTCGGTACTCGAAAGCACCCAGCTGAATGTTGGACATATCCACAATCTGGGACAGCTTGGAGGCCGCATCTGCAACATTGCTGCTCAAATCTTCAATGGCCTTGGCCAGTTCGTCAATCTCCACAATGTTGATTTTTCCCAGCCGGAGGGGCAGCCGCGCATCGCTGCTTTTTAGATCCCGCACCAGCCCCGTGATGGGCCGCGTGACCACTCTGCTGACCACGATCACCGTCACCACACCCAGGGTGAGCGAAATGCCCATGGAGATAAGGATCAACGTCTTGACGTGGTTGACAATGCTGAGCAGGTCGTTTTTGCCAATGATGCCGATGAGCGCCCAGCGATCATTCTCAAAGGGCGTGTGCGTATTATAGAGCTGCAAATACTGGACGCTGCCCACCGCTGCTTCGTTATAGCGCTCGCTCCTGGTGATCTCATAGTTGCTCTCGTATACTTCCTTACCCTCAAGGGCGATCCCGTTTGCATCACCGAAGAGCTGCTTGTAGATGGGTCCGCTTTCGATCACATTGTCAAAGCTGCGTTCCTCCCCCTCCGCCACCGCCAGCAGATAAGCGCCCTGTTTGTCCGTTGCGATCTCATCGTAGGGAAGAAGCTTTCGCAAATAATCCGTGGTGAGCTCCACACCCAGAACGCCGTAAGGCTTGCCGTCAATCACCAGCGGGACGGAGTAGGTGATCACTTCAAGATCCTTTTCGCTCAGATGAAAGGGTCTGCTCCAATAGCCCAGATCCTGCCATCCAATCTCCAAATGCTCCTTGGCGGCTTCATAGGGCTTAAAGAAAAAATCGCTCTGCTCCGTAAGCTTGAACCTGGGGGTCCACCACGTATCCATGGGAATGCCCATGCTCTTGGTCACATTGGAGGGAGCGCGCTCAATCAAAATATCCGAATTGTTCACCGAATTGGACTCCGGGTCGGTGTCCCGCAGATAGATTCCCGAATAGGAGTCGTTTTCATTCAGATCATCAAAGACAATGAAGGCGCCGGTAACGGAATTCTTGCGAAGAAGATAGAGCACATCATCCGAAAGCCTCTCCAAAAGATCGGATGGCACACTGTCGTCACCATTGAGATGGGCAAGATCCATATTTTTCTCGGTCAGGTAGCTCTCAACCTCGTTATTCACCGCGCTCACCGAATCGCCCAGATTGGACCAGCGCTGCACCATCTCATTCTGAAGATAATTTTTCCGATTGATCACCCTTTGATTGAGAATATCAAAGGCGTTGTGGGTCATGGTGTTCAAGGTACCGCTCCATAAAATGGTACCAAAAAACAACCCCGTCTGAATCAGCATCACGAGAATCATGGGGACCATCAGTTTTTTCATGATGGAGTTGTTTTCTGATCGTCTCATAGCGCTACCTCAAAAGGAGAACTTACTCGATGGCCGCATTCAAATCGTTCTTAAAGGACGTCAGCCATGCGTTGAAGTGGTCATCGGTATCAAAACGGGCCACCGCATCCTTTCGGCTCACACCGCTCTGCATAAGGCTTACGATCTCGGCCCGGTCGGCGTTGGCCTGATCCATCATGGAGTTCTCAAGGACATTTCGGGCGGCGGTTCCGCCTTCAAAAGCTTTGTTGGTATAAAACGTATGGGTTTTGGTCATTTCAATGGCCACCGGGAAGGTTGCCTCAAGATTCTTTGTGGTCGACGATTCCTCGGACTGCTTCAGGGCCGGCTCAATCATCGCCATATCATTGGCTTCCGTTTTGACGGGCAGGTAACCCGAACCCACGGAGAAATCAATGTTTCGCTGGGCTTCCGTGAACCACTTCAAAAAGACCGTCGCCGCATATTCCTTTTTCTCATCGGACTTGGTAACCACCATGCCCGCGCCCTGCTGCACGGCGTAGAGTTCCCCGCCTTCAAAATGGGGCGGCGCCATCACCCAGGGCTCGATATCATAGCTTTCACTGTCATCCACCGTCACCTTGTCGGGAAAATAGGCTGCCCCCGAGGTGGAGCCCACCAGGGCGATCAGATCTCCCGTCTTGGCATCATCGGAACGAAAGCGGCCATAGGCGCCAAAATAGCCGTTGATATAGGGCACATAAAAGTTGTCCCAGAGCTTGCGCATGATATCATCATCGACGTTCAGCTTCACCTTGCCCTGGTTCACCTCAAAGATTTCCGTGCCCAGCTGCCGGCAGCCGATAATAAAATAATTCGCCATGGCATCCCGGCCAAAGAATGCTTTGCCGTCATTGGGCTCCTCGGTAAGGCCGTCGGTCCATTCGTAATAGGCCTCCGCCGTGCGCACCAGGCCTTCCATGGTCTCAAGATCCTCCAGTTTAGCGCCGGTTGCCTCAGCGAACCGGTCCCAGTCGGTCTTGTTGAGCATGAATACCTCCGAGGACTTTGCGGTGGGAAAAATCTTGAGATGCCCTTCCGCATCAAAACGGCCCTCCTCAATATATGCAGGAACATACTGCGCCAGCTCTTCCTCGGTCAGATAGCTGTCCAGTTCGGCCACAAGGCCCAGCTGATCCACCTGATAGGCCGTATCCGCATAGGCGGCGAACACATCGGGAATATCGCCGGAACCCACCTTTTGATTGGCGGCATCGATGACCTTCTCAATCAGTTCGTTCACGTTGTTGCCCTGACTGAAGGCCTCCACGACAATGCCCTCATCCAGGCCCACCGTATCGTTGAACTCCGTCACCAGCTCATCGAAAGCGGTTTTCTGGGGCCCATTGTAATAATGCCATATTTCAATGGATACCGGATTTTTCGCATCCAGTATCTTCTTCTCCCCGCATCCCGAAAGCATGGCGGTTAACATGCATAAGACCGCCAGAAAACAAACTGCTTTTTTTATTCTCATATCCATACCTCCCACTAAAGGAACATT is a genomic window containing:
- a CDS encoding amidohydrolase; amino-acid sequence: MDSMLFYHGDILTMEAREDRPEAVVVEDGRIARVGTLEEALNFAPKAERVDLEGQTLMPAFIDAHSHITSFATTLGIVSLAGAESLDEVRDRIRTYAKERKVAAGKWIVGFGYDHNDLAEGRHPTRWDLDDASPDCPVLIAHASGHMGVVNSLGLQELGIDKDTPDPEGGVIGRREGEPTGYLEERAFTQRSAGVMRPTMEETLALLDEAQRVYLSYGITTAQDGLVREAEWRVLEAAARTERLILDVVGYVDLEEADILRGNPQYQNYVHRLRLGGYKMFLDGSPQGRTAWMSEPYANGEDGYRGYPIHGDDEVRTMIETALREERQLLVHCNGDAAAQQYIDAMERALQKCPKAIRPVMIHAQTVRPDQLKIMAELPIIASFFVAHTYFWGDVHRVNLGEARANRISPVKTALQDGVVYTFHQDTPVVPPDMMKTVWCAVNRLTKGGTVLGEGERISVYDALMAVTRNAAYQYFEENEKGSIKAGKLADLVVLGKNPLTAEPMELADIPVVATYKEGRKVYQQ
- a CDS encoding aminoglycoside 6-adenylyltransferase yields the protein MRSEKEMMELILSTAREDERIRYVVMNGSRANPGAKADIFQDYDIVYGVTRLADFTEDPHWIDRFGNRLVMQMPDTTQIYPGEVRKGAFAYLMQFTDGNRLDLTLVSPEKTDEYVGRDSQTIVLLDKDGILPEVGKPSDRDYWIKPPTEKEFLDSCNEFFWVSPYVAKGLWRVEIPYALEMLNVPVREMLARALEWHIGIRHGFEVSAGKAGKYFEQYLEPELFAAYLATYPTARREAVWDSLMAMQRLFDRLAREIAQHFGYPYPEGDSSRVFLHLEHVRDLPKDAEVLYTKEETQRLFGEME
- a CDS encoding GTP pyrophosphokinase, which codes for MNLQGSFEAAQEMYLVYHSAIREIRTKFEILDDEFKIQWQRNPIEYMKARVKSPKSLLDKLARRGFEVSVSSARENLNDIAGIRVVCSFVEDIYTLAEMLIRQDDIRLIQRKDYIQNPKPNGYRSLHLVVEVPVFFSNHCEPTRVEVQIRTIAMDFWASLEHQLRYKGVDKVPPSVSRDLKECADVIAATDQKMQQIHNILNGTD
- a CDS encoding amidohydrolase family protein, with product MTKQRKIYDAHTHIYPGKIAEKATASVGDFYDIGMRQIGYPHALVESGRRIGVSKYLVCSVATTPKQVRSINNFIHEKCEKYPEFMGFAALHQALENYEEEIDHILELGLKGVKFHPDFQKFYIDDEAMMPMYRRIAEAGLPILFHTGDDRYDYSAPHRLRNLVDRVPDLVCIAAHFGGYRRWEEAFQCLESERIFLDTSSSLFMLDKAAAVDMIHHFGADHFMFGTDFPMWDHVEELNRFMALPLTEVERDQIFYRTFETLFDMTE
- a CDS encoding DUF6530 family protein, whose protein sequence is MKIPTSLKHKPVIVCENYENVDGRDAYHSNAKGLSLGLAQWNDRGNVDISAKVWRYTGEKWSRQSEELPLHRLVDLNILLCRTLQYFREAYRYEKLYDPENPRIDRVGLQGDAMTVEVCTDNERIDEDIRLFRDALAQNDEFLSERLKVLSSLLKELNY
- a CDS encoding DMT family transporter, producing the protein MCPPDGGYLFGEGEVSIKTKGILCTIASAVIFGVTPVLSSLTFAMGSNAATLTFYRNLSAVPVLLVLLWARRISLRLNRKEALAILLVSFLGAATGITLSSSYNYVGVGTATILHFLYPVFVVLICRIFFREKLGKVKTIALAGATLGIVFFFEQSGDMKVLGIVIALLSGVTYAGYLVGIERMGIKDMNPFKLAFYIALVVAVIMLFYDIPTGAIIFDIPPKALLLTCIVGISCTIVAFILLQLGIRSLGASMASILSMFEPISSVFAGWLFLGEGFGVSKVIGCVVILGAVTALVAADKIAARRNALLPETEEGIIEF
- a CDS encoding PTS sugar transporter subunit IIC/EAL domain-containing protein, whose amino-acid sequence is MSHSSRGDWLIAAIENNRILTAVRNGMVLALPAIVTGCVALVLQSLPIEGYQEFLSGLANGTVVSVLSLVQNATLGIISLIMLLTISYSYGREQGDGVLGGITPFVALAAYIAFAIQQDRMFTFEIFQSTWLFNAILVAVLASVLFIKLCGWMGQRWRTYTDGTELNGIIAAIFPAGAVILLFALLNVAMVNLFGVPNFQTLFSDWLAALFNGMGRGLISGLVFVFSLHFMWFFGVHGGNVLDGVAKGVFETGMDINVQQVLAGQVPTEIMTKTFLDTFVLFGGCGTLLALVIAILIHERRKNVLRLTRLAAVPVLFNINELMVFGLPVVLNPIYVVPFILTPLVLTAVSYLATVLGWVPVAAHGVRWTTPLFLSGYAATGSIAGSLLQLFNLAIGVLIYTPFVKLSQRRALRQAKRDVEALTNLVLEEESRGERVALFERPGRIGSMAKSLAADLEHLVRTKGVTLYYQPQVDTSGRMVGGEALLRWEHPVGGWIAPPLIIRLAEEGGFLSTLEDQVMEYTFRDTAKITSRHPVMISFNLTARQLDRPDIVERIERLQRKYSVPMEYMGLELTEQTALTSTPEMTERLTTLHDLGIQIIMDDFGMGHSSMMYLQDNRFDVVKLDGSLVRSLADNTRSQDIISSILYLAESLKFKVVAEFVETPEQRCTLERLGCDLYQGYLYSPAVPLEKFMGFLKNCDFEL